A single window of Chloracidobacterium thermophilum B DNA harbors:
- a CDS encoding ferritin-like domain-containing protein → MKERDLTNKYLEVGELIQRGRRAALKAGVVGIGASAFTMLGSSLLTPSVALGADRAGDVKIANVALNLEHQAIAAYGVGASTGLLEGPALAAAKLFMSHHEAHRDSLISVIKKFGGTPVEPKKNPKEYEAIAKAVPNIESATDILEFALTLEEQAAGAYIGVLTSFSDKELIPVLAGIGAAEAQHAALLRFVLQKNPLLQGPVVK, encoded by the coding sequence ATGAAAGAACGCGACCTGACCAACAAGTACCTGGAAGTCGGTGAACTCATTCAACGCGGCCGCCGGGCGGCGCTCAAAGCGGGCGTGGTCGGAATCGGGGCCAGCGCCTTCACCATGCTTGGCAGCTCACTTCTGACGCCATCCGTAGCCTTGGGCGCGGACAGGGCCGGCGACGTGAAGATTGCCAACGTGGCGCTCAACCTTGAACACCAGGCGATTGCCGCTTATGGCGTCGGCGCCAGTACGGGACTGCTCGAAGGTCCGGCGCTGGCGGCGGCCAAGCTGTTTATGAGCCACCACGAAGCGCACCGGGACTCCCTTATCAGTGTCATCAAGAAGTTTGGCGGGACGCCCGTTGAGCCGAAGAAAAACCCCAAGGAATATGAAGCCATTGCGAAAGCCGTGCCGAACATCGAGTCAGCCACGGACATTCTCGAATTTGCCCTGACGCTTGAAGAGCAGGCGGCTGGGGCCTACATCGGGGTCCTGACGTCATTCTCGGACAAAGAACTGATTCCGGTGCTGGCCGGTATCGGCGCGGCCGAGGCGCAGCATGCCGCACTCCTGCGTTTCGTTCTCCAGAAGAACCCGCTGCTTCAGGGGCCGGTCGTTAAATAG
- a CDS encoding DJ-1/PfpI family protein, giving the protein MESTRTIVVYLYPGMTALDAIGPYEILRGLPGAVVQFVARQRGPVTVDSTFLRLQADLSCDEVTRADILVVPGGNAPAQMRNPDTLAWLRCLYPTTRWTLSVCTGSLILAAAGILTGGEAATHWSARETLRQFGITPSQARVVRRGNILTAAGVSAGIDAALTLAALECGQETAELMQLFIEYAPQPPFTAGTPETAGPGIVARAEAFLRRDAAP; this is encoded by the coding sequence ATGGAATCCACCCGTACCATTGTCGTCTATCTCTATCCCGGCATGACGGCTCTCGATGCCATTGGCCCCTACGAGATTTTGCGTGGGCTGCCGGGTGCGGTCGTGCAGTTTGTCGCCCGGCAACGGGGACCCGTCACCGTTGACTCAACCTTTCTGCGTCTCCAGGCGGACCTAAGCTGTGACGAAGTCACACGGGCGGACATCCTCGTGGTTCCGGGCGGAAATGCACCGGCACAAATGCGCAACCCGGACACCCTGGCGTGGTTGCGCTGCCTGTATCCCACCACACGCTGGACGCTGAGCGTGTGTACCGGCTCATTGATTCTGGCTGCCGCCGGGATTCTCACCGGCGGCGAAGCGGCCACCCACTGGTCAGCCCGCGAGACGTTGCGGCAGTTTGGCATCACACCCAGCCAGGCGCGTGTTGTCCGCCGGGGCAACATTCTCACGGCGGCCGGTGTTTCGGCCGGGATTGACGCCGCTCTGACACTCGCTGCGCTCGAATGCGGGCAGGAAACAGCCGAACTCATGCAGCTTTTCATTGAATATGCGCCCCAGCCACCCTTCACGGCCGGGACACCGGAAACAGCCGGCCCCGGAATTGTGGCACGCGCCGAGGCTTTCCTCCGCCGGGACGCCGCGCCGTAG
- the xseB gene encoding exodeoxyribonuclease VII small subunit codes for MPTPKAPESLTYEAALAELEQIVQQMEDGQLPLEAALDLFERGMMLARHCRDRLLAAEQRIEIILKSADGSVITAPFAPTGDDADNE; via the coding sequence ATGCCAACTCCCAAAGCACCCGAATCGCTCACCTACGAGGCGGCTCTGGCCGAACTGGAGCAGATTGTCCAGCAGATGGAGGACGGACAGCTTCCACTGGAAGCGGCGCTCGATCTTTTTGAGCGGGGGATGATGCTGGCGCGTCACTGCCGTGACCGGCTTCTGGCGGCCGAGCAGCGGATTGAAATCATTCTCAAGTCTGCCGATGGGAGCGTCATTACTGCTCCCTTCGCCCCCACAGGCGACGATGCCGACAATGAATGA
- a CDS encoding FHA domain-containing protein, whose amino-acid sequence MPTMNEAAVRFPETTSVTLTVHHLCGGLAGKQQVIRHLPVVIGRSHRCEVRLAPDDTAASGRHARLSFDGTAIWLEDLESTNGTRLNGNDVTRASLTSGDEIELGCGGPRLRITFDWPAAQWIGNAQSETYVLGTCEFPLPSPWRFPVYGLGLLLLLLPLWLGSLVAAVLLMPLGILALLLAWSMARINLTITPSHIEYQGIWQQVTLPWSEVTHLHARLRAQGRATYTIVGKTRRIHFRPPNDASGIELAQLIVRRTGRQWETRATR is encoded by the coding sequence ATGCCGACAATGAATGAAGCCGCCGTCCGTTTCCCCGAAACCACATCCGTCACCCTGACGGTTCACCATCTGTGTGGCGGACTGGCTGGGAAGCAGCAGGTCATCCGGCACCTTCCGGTCGTCATCGGACGTTCGCACCGCTGCGAGGTACGCCTGGCCCCCGACGACACGGCAGCTTCCGGCCGCCACGCCCGACTTTCCTTTGATGGCACCGCCATCTGGCTTGAAGACCTGGAAAGCACCAACGGCACGCGCCTCAACGGCAACGACGTTACCCGGGCCAGCCTGACCAGCGGCGATGAAATCGAACTCGGATGTGGCGGCCCACGGTTGCGCATCACCTTCGATTGGCCGGCGGCGCAGTGGATTGGCAATGCGCAGAGCGAGACCTATGTTCTCGGCACCTGTGAATTCCCGCTGCCTTCCCCCTGGCGCTTCCCGGTGTATGGGCTTGGACTGTTGTTGCTCCTGCTCCCGCTGTGGCTTGGCAGCCTGGTGGCCGCCGTACTGCTGATGCCGCTCGGCATCCTGGCCCTGCTGCTGGCGTGGAGCATGGCGCGGATCAACCTCACTATCACCCCATCCCACATTGAATATCAGGGCATCTGGCAGCAGGTGACGCTACCTTGGTCGGAAGTGACGCACCTGCATGCCCGCCTGCGCGCCCAAGGGAGGGCCACCTACACCATCGTCGGAAAGACCCGGCGCATCCACTTCCGGCCGCCAAATGACGCCAGCGGCATCGAGCTGGCGCAACTCATCGTACGCCGGACGGGCAGACAGTGGGAAACACGTGCAACCCGGTAA
- a CDS encoding cytochrome P450 — MIAQLEAPRAARTLPGANIYRFRTDALRFFQGLYRRYGDIVQFRLGSERVFMVSNPDYIRDILVTNHKNFIKGRGLQRARKFLGNGLLTSEGEFHKRQRRLSQPAFHRERIALYARIMAQYAAEMRDEWQPGEQHDMAKEMMRLTLRVVAKTLFDAEVKNESDEIGAALTTVIELFSAVMTLPFFELIEKLPLPFNHRFRAAQARLDETVYRIIRERRRTSEDRGDLLSMLLIAQDEEGDGTGMTDEQLRDEAMTIFLAGHETTANALTWTWYLLSQHPEVEARLHAEVDAVLGGRLPTAADYGKLKYTEMVFAESMRLYPPAWVFGRRALEAFSLGNYRLPARALILMSPYVVQRRSDFYPAPERFIPERWTPEEKEKRPKFSYFPFGGGPRACIGEGFAWMEGVLILATLAQKWRLRLAPEARVVPEPLITLRPKYGMPMILEARA, encoded by the coding sequence ATGATTGCCCAACTCGAAGCGCCACGCGCCGCGCGGACCCTGCCAGGTGCCAACATCTACCGCTTTCGGACGGACGCCCTCCGGTTCTTCCAAGGCCTGTATCGCCGCTATGGTGACATCGTGCAGTTCCGCCTGGGGAGCGAGCGGGTGTTCATGGTGAGCAACCCCGACTACATCCGGGACATTCTTGTTACCAACCACAAAAACTTCATCAAGGGGCGCGGCCTGCAACGGGCGCGCAAGTTTCTGGGCAACGGTCTGCTCACCAGCGAAGGTGAGTTTCACAAACGGCAGCGCCGGCTGTCGCAGCCGGCCTTTCACCGGGAGCGCATTGCGCTCTATGCGCGCATCATGGCCCAGTATGCGGCCGAAATGCGCGATGAATGGCAGCCCGGCGAACAACACGACATGGCCAAGGAAATGATGCGGCTGACGCTGCGGGTGGTCGCCAAAACGCTGTTTGATGCTGAAGTCAAGAATGAATCCGATGAGATTGGAGCGGCACTGACGACCGTCATTGAACTGTTTTCCGCCGTCATGACGCTGCCCTTCTTCGAGCTGATCGAAAAACTCCCGTTGCCCTTCAACCATCGCTTCCGTGCAGCGCAGGCGCGGCTGGATGAAACCGTCTATCGCATCATCAGGGAACGCCGCCGCACCAGCGAAGACCGGGGAGACCTGCTTTCGATGCTGCTCATCGCCCAGGACGAAGAAGGCGACGGCACGGGGATGACCGATGAACAGCTCCGCGATGAAGCGATGACGATCTTCCTTGCCGGCCACGAAACCACGGCCAATGCCCTCACCTGGACGTGGTATCTGCTGTCGCAGCATCCCGAAGTCGAAGCCCGCCTGCACGCTGAAGTGGATGCCGTTTTAGGTGGACGCCTGCCCACGGCCGCCGATTATGGCAAGCTCAAGTACACGGAAATGGTCTTTGCCGAAAGCATGCGGCTGTATCCGCCTGCCTGGGTCTTCGGACGGCGCGCCCTCGAAGCCTTTTCGCTGGGCAACTACCGCCTGCCGGCGCGCGCGCTGATTCTCATGAGTCCGTATGTTGTCCAGCGCCGCTCAGATTTCTACCCGGCACCGGAGCGTTTCATCCCCGAACGCTGGACGCCGGAAGAAAAGGAAAAACGTCCGAAGTTCAGTTACTTTCCTTTCGGTGGCGGCCCGCGCGCCTGTATTGGCGAAGGGTTCGCCTGGATGGAAGGCGTACTCATTCTGGCCACTCTGGCGCAGAAGTGGCGCCTACGCCTGGCCCCTGAAGCGCGCGTCGTGCCGGAGCCGCTCATCACCCTGCGTCCGAAGTACGGCATGCCGATGATCCTTGAAGCCCGGGCATGA
- a CDS encoding c-type cytochrome produces MTTLKSLLLALALLGALATSLTAAVAQKGKATGNAATGRQLFAETCAPCHSATSKTTNIGPGLQGLFKGRKMPATNRPVSVAVVKAQIQKGGGGMPAFGSKYTAQQLDDLIAYLRTL; encoded by the coding sequence ATGACCACTCTCAAATCACTCCTGCTGGCACTCGCGCTGCTTGGCGCTCTGGCGACCAGCCTGACCGCGGCCGTTGCGCAAAAAGGCAAAGCAACCGGAAACGCCGCCACCGGCAGGCAGTTGTTTGCTGAAACCTGTGCCCCCTGCCACAGTGCAACGAGCAAAACGACCAATATCGGGCCCGGCTTGCAGGGATTGTTCAAAGGCAGGAAAATGCCGGCCACCAATCGCCCGGTTTCGGTTGCCGTCGTCAAAGCCCAGATTCAGAAAGGCGGCGGCGGAATGCCGGCCTTTGGTAGCAAGTACACGGCCCAGCAACTCGATGATCTCATCGCTTACCTGCGCACGCTCTAG
- a CDS encoding amino acid permease: protein MSLFVRLFRTKSVARIQADAASGLSDHETGSTLAKELTTFDLTALGIAAVIGAGIFSTVGNAAYNGGPAVSLLFIFTAVACGFAALCYAEFASMIPVAGSAYTYAYASFGELVAWIIGWDLILEYAIGNIAVAISWSEYFSNLLAGWGYPIPSYFRMDFLTARRGFAAVNELLGQGQSLEVIRGMDGMASQVTAYEAWLNAPRLGELPIVCNLPALAIVTLITALVYVGIRESKQVSNAMVVFKVAVVVFVIVVGAFYIKPENWTPFAPNGLAGVLNGVAAVFFAYIGFDAISTTAEECRNAQRDLPRGIIYSLLICTLLYVLVSLVLTGMVPYTKLQVADPMAFVFGREGANLLIVERIVAISAVVATTTVLLVFQIGQPRIWMAMARDGLLPKVFARVHPRFKTPGFATIVTGFLVAIPSLFMNLTEVTDLTSIGTLFAFVLVCGGVLILEQTAPSAERKFRVPYINAKYIVPAGVLAAGLVFALYPPATAVARDFLTVTPAAGESWLGAVSHKVPFLVFAVGTLALAGLCFLKNLSLIPVLGLLLCGYLMTELGIVNWLRFLGWLAVGLVIYFGYGFRHSRLEMEAGEQVSG from the coding sequence ATGTCCCTTTTTGTCCGTCTGTTCCGTACGAAATCCGTGGCGCGCATCCAGGCGGATGCGGCGTCCGGCCTGAGTGATCACGAAACCGGCAGCACCCTGGCCAAAGAACTCACCACCTTTGATTTGACGGCCTTGGGCATTGCGGCCGTCATTGGCGCTGGGATTTTTTCGACTGTCGGCAATGCGGCTTACAACGGCGGCCCGGCCGTATCGCTGCTGTTCATCTTCACGGCCGTTGCCTGTGGTTTTGCCGCCCTGTGCTATGCCGAGTTTGCCTCGATGATTCCGGTGGCCGGGTCGGCCTACACCTATGCCTACGCCAGTTTTGGGGAACTCGTCGCTTGGATCATCGGCTGGGACCTGATTCTGGAATACGCCATCGGCAACATTGCCGTGGCCATTTCCTGGAGCGAGTATTTTTCCAACCTGCTGGCCGGGTGGGGCTATCCCATCCCATCCTACTTCCGCATGGATTTTCTCACCGCCAGACGTGGCTTTGCGGCAGTCAACGAACTGCTCGGCCAGGGACAAAGCCTCGAAGTCATCCGGGGGATGGATGGCATGGCGTCCCAGGTTACGGCCTATGAAGCCTGGCTCAATGCGCCGCGTCTGGGGGAGCTGCCCATCGTCTGCAATCTTCCGGCGCTCGCCATCGTGACGCTGATTACGGCGCTGGTGTACGTCGGCATCCGCGAGTCCAAGCAGGTGTCCAATGCAATGGTGGTCTTCAAGGTCGCTGTCGTGGTGTTTGTGATCGTCGTGGGGGCCTTCTACATCAAACCGGAAAACTGGACACCCTTTGCGCCCAACGGCTTGGCCGGGGTGCTCAACGGCGTGGCGGCCGTGTTTTTCGCCTACATCGGCTTTGACGCCATTTCGACAACGGCCGAAGAATGCCGCAATGCCCAGCGTGACCTGCCACGCGGGATCATCTACTCGCTGCTCATCTGCACGCTGCTTTACGTTCTGGTCTCCCTTGTGCTGACCGGCATGGTGCCCTACACCAAGCTCCAGGTGGCCGACCCGATGGCGTTTGTCTTCGGCAGAGAAGGGGCGAACCTGCTTATTGTCGAGCGTATCGTTGCCATCAGCGCCGTTGTGGCCACAACCACCGTGCTGCTCGTCTTTCAGATTGGTCAGCCGCGCATCTGGATGGCGATGGCGCGGGACGGTCTGCTGCCCAAGGTGTTTGCCCGGGTTCACCCACGGTTCAAAACGCCGGGGTTTGCCACCATTGTGACCGGGTTTCTGGTGGCGATTCCCTCGTTGTTTATGAACCTGACCGAAGTCACTGACCTCACCAGCATTGGGACGCTCTTTGCCTTCGTGCTCGTGTGTGGCGGGGTGCTCATCCTGGAGCAGACCGCGCCTTCCGCAGAACGGAAGTTTCGCGTGCCCTACATCAACGCCAAGTACATTGTGCCGGCCGGAGTCTTGGCGGCCGGGCTGGTCTTTGCCCTGTATCCGCCGGCAACCGCCGTGGCGCGCGATTTTCTGACCGTCACACCGGCCGCCGGGGAAAGCTGGCTGGGAGCCGTTTCGCACAAGGTACCCTTCCTGGTCTTTGCCGTGGGAACGCTAGCGTTGGCCGGGCTGTGCTTTCTCAAGAATCTTTCCCTGATTCCCGTCCTGGGGTTGCTGCTGTGCGGTTATCTGATGACGGAGCTGGGAATCGTCAACTGGCTGCGGTTTCTGGGATGGCTGGCGGTTGGTCTCGTCATTTATTTCGGCTATGGCTTCCGGCACAGCCGTCTTGAAATGGAAGCCGGGGAGCAGGTTTCCGGCTGA
- the ispD gene encoding 2-C-methyl-D-erythritol 4-phosphate cytidylyltransferase → MTAVAIVPAGGLGVRFGADRPKQFLELAGRPIIIHTLRRLAACPDVSHIVVALPPTARPVFAALLETFPVEKPITAVAGGAERQESVRLALAAVPDGTSVVVVHDAVRPFATTELITATIAAARADRAAVVGHPATDTIKLVQDGLAYETPPRSTLYAVQTPQAFETGLLRDAHARAAAEQVTATDDAMLVERLGVPVRIVPGPRWNLKITHPDDLPLADFLWQRLAREST, encoded by the coding sequence ATGACGGCTGTTGCCATTGTTCCGGCCGGCGGGCTTGGCGTCCGGTTTGGCGCTGACCGCCCGAAACAGTTTCTCGAACTTGCCGGTCGTCCCATCATCATTCACACGCTGCGCCGGTTGGCGGCCTGCCCGGATGTAAGCCACATCGTCGTGGCGTTGCCGCCGACGGCGCGGCCGGTGTTTGCCGCCCTGCTGGAAACCTTCCCCGTTGAAAAACCCATCACGGCTGTTGCCGGTGGAGCCGAGCGGCAGGAATCAGTACGGCTGGCGCTGGCGGCCGTCCCCGACGGAACCTCAGTGGTCGTAGTCCACGATGCTGTACGGCCCTTTGCCACGACAGAACTCATCACCGCCACAATAGCTGCTGCCCGGGCCGACCGCGCGGCTGTGGTCGGGCACCCGGCCACGGACACCATCAAGCTGGTACAGGACGGGTTGGCCTACGAAACCCCTCCCCGTTCAACCCTCTATGCGGTGCAGACGCCGCAGGCCTTTGAGACCGGACTGCTCCGGGACGCCCACGCGCGCGCCGCAGCCGAACAGGTGACAGCAACCGATGACGCCATGCTGGTTGAACGGTTGGGCGTGCCGGTACGGATCGTGCCCGGACCGCGCTGGAACCTGAAAATCACCCACCCGGATGACCTGCCGCTGGCTGATTTTCTCTGGCAACGCCTTGCACGCGAATCAACGTAG
- a CDS encoding VWA domain-containing protein gives MRAKGYVRNQVIRRGLALLALLGMVTGPFPAALAQSGRQVTRPRVVSPRPPAEPSPAPEGEDTAPPTSRPRPSLGRRGEDAPRPSVPSPSARPPAADVDDDIITIQATLVTIPVIVSDDYNRYLPFLRKNQFSLLEDNVPQEITFFASEQVPFHVALVLDVSRSAYLSINDMCSAANAFIDYIRPDDKVSVFTFSDKIRQLCPFTSNQMTLRQAVASARIEGGTRLYDAAQQILEGYLAPIEGRKAMILLTDGEDTTSRHYKPRDVLDRVAESDVLVYTVQYPAADPNLVQPSIQFPFPFPFPLPGRRPRRGPFFPLDDPPQGGGSSRQEPSVMGIEETFLRDIATISGGTHNLFTDVGAARTIFRSIAEELRHVYVLGYYPTRGLDQPGYRRVRVRVNLPEARVRARPGYVVTEQMAQRNRTPVPTNARD, from the coding sequence ATGAGAGCCAAGGGATACGTCAGAAACCAGGTCATCCGGCGCGGATTGGCACTGCTTGCCCTGCTGGGGATGGTGACCGGGCCCTTCCCGGCTGCGTTGGCCCAGTCGGGCCGACAGGTTACACGTCCACGGGTTGTCTCTCCGCGCCCACCGGCAGAGCCTTCACCAGCTCCCGAAGGAGAAGACACCGCGCCTCCGACTTCCCGCCCGCGCCCCAGCCTGGGGCGGCGCGGTGAGGATGCCCCACGCCCGTCCGTGCCGTCCCCGTCCGCGCGGCCGCCGGCTGCTGACGTTGACGACGACATCATCACCATTCAGGCAACGCTGGTCACGATTCCGGTTATCGTCAGTGACGACTACAACCGCTACCTGCCGTTTCTGCGGAAAAACCAATTCTCCCTGCTGGAAGACAACGTACCCCAGGAAATCACCTTTTTTGCGTCCGAACAGGTGCCTTTTCACGTCGCCCTGGTGCTCGATGTCAGCCGCAGCGCCTACCTGAGCATTAACGACATGTGCAGTGCGGCCAATGCCTTCATTGACTACATCCGCCCGGATGACAAGGTCAGCGTCTTCACCTTCTCGGACAAGATTCGGCAGCTCTGTCCCTTCACCAGCAACCAGATGACGCTCCGGCAGGCCGTGGCGAGTGCCAGGATTGAAGGCGGTACCCGGCTCTATGACGCGGCCCAGCAAATTCTGGAGGGCTATCTGGCGCCCATCGAAGGCCGCAAGGCCATGATTCTGCTGACTGATGGTGAGGATACGACGAGCCGGCACTACAAGCCGCGGGATGTTCTCGACCGTGTGGCTGAATCCGATGTGCTGGTCTATACGGTGCAGTATCCCGCGGCGGACCCAAATCTGGTCCAGCCTTCGATTCAGTTTCCGTTCCCATTCCCATTTCCTCTGCCGGGGCGCCGTCCACGTCGCGGCCCGTTCTTCCCGCTGGACGATCCACCACAGGGAGGCGGCAGCAGCCGGCAGGAACCGTCGGTGATGGGGATTGAGGAGACCTTCCTGCGGGACATCGCCACAATTTCCGGTGGGACGCACAATCTGTTCACCGATGTTGGTGCGGCGCGGACGATTTTCCGAAGCATTGCCGAGGAATTACGTCACGTCTATGTCCTGGGCTACTACCCGACACGCGGACTCGACCAGCCGGGGTATCGCCGGGTACGGGTGCGCGTCAATCTCCCTGAAGCCAGAGTGCGAGCGCGTCCTGGCTATGTCGTCACCGAGCAGATGGCCCAGCGCAACCGGACGCCTGTTCCCACCAATGCCCGTGACTGA
- a CDS encoding glycosyltransferase family 4 protein, which translates to MNILHVSSGDGFGGGERHVLELVLALAARGHRLHVATPADGALARRLREAAGAQPSVVLHPLRVRHALDPGAMWSLVRLVRAHRIDILHAHYARDYPVAAGVVHWQRQWGNHRPALFLTRHHYAPLNGHRLYAWWLSVAERFIAVSGYVRDQLKASLGWDDRRFVVIPNWVEAHRFRRPTVFDRAGCRQRFGLPRDGFIVGCLNRLEPDKGQATLLFALELARRRIPQLHLVLAGNADAAYLARLQQQARTAGLTAQVSFPGFVEDVPALLFACDVVAIPSRNEAFSLGVLEAWAAGVPVVVSDVGGLAELVVHEENGLRVDVRDVKGWAAALCRLACDTVLCQQLVRAGQQAVGRYTLSHAVVALEQLYLARATKF; encoded by the coding sequence ATGAACATCCTGCACGTGAGTTCGGGTGACGGCTTTGGCGGCGGGGAGCGGCACGTGCTGGAACTCGTCCTCGCCCTGGCTGCCCGTGGACATCGGCTGCACGTGGCCACCCCGGCCGACGGGGCTCTGGCCCGAAGGTTGCGCGAAGCCGCCGGCGCGCAGCCATCCGTTGTGCTGCATCCGCTCCGTGTGCGTCATGCGCTTGATCCGGGGGCGATGTGGTCGCTGGTGCGCCTGGTGCGCGCACATCGCATAGACATTCTGCATGCCCACTATGCGCGCGACTATCCGGTAGCCGCCGGTGTCGTCCACTGGCAACGCCAGTGGGGAAACCACCGCCCGGCCCTGTTTCTGACCCGTCACCACTATGCGCCGTTGAACGGGCATCGGCTGTATGCCTGGTGGTTGAGTGTGGCGGAACGGTTCATTGCCGTATCGGGCTATGTGCGTGACCAGCTCAAGGCATCGCTCGGATGGGATGACCGGCGGTTCGTGGTCATCCCGAACTGGGTGGAAGCCCATCGTTTTCGCCGCCCGACAGTCTTTGACCGGGCAGGCTGCCGCCAGCGGTTCGGCCTGCCCCGGGACGGGTTTATTGTCGGCTGTCTCAATCGGCTGGAGCCGGACAAGGGACAGGCGACGTTGCTCTTTGCCCTGGAACTGGCCCGTCGCCGGATACCACAGCTTCATCTGGTGCTGGCCGGAAACGCCGATGCTGCTTATCTTGCCCGCTTGCAGCAGCAGGCCCGGACGGCCGGTTTGACGGCTCAGGTGAGCTTTCCGGGCTTTGTCGAAGATGTGCCGGCCCTGCTTTTCGCCTGCGATGTCGTGGCCATTCCCTCCCGGAATGAGGCGTTTTCGCTGGGCGTCCTTGAAGCCTGGGCCGCCGGTGTGCCGGTGGTCGTCTCCGACGTGGGTGGGTTGGCGGAGTTGGTCGTCCACGAAGAAAATGGCTTGCGGGTGGACGTGCGGGATGTGAAGGGATGGGCGGCTGCCCTGTGTCGGCTGGCCTGTGATACAGTGCTGTGTCAGCAGTTGGTCAGGGCAGGGCAGCAGGCCGTCGGGCGCTACACGCTCAGCCACGCTGTGGTGGCGCTGGAACAGCTCTATCTGGCCCGGGCCACAAAATTCTGA
- the hisH gene encoding imidazole glycerol phosphate synthase subunit HisH, which yields MRNPRLVILDYGVGNLRNLERAFAHLGIAARISSDPEVVYQATHLVLPGVGAFGAAMDELRSWGLEPVVRSVSRSGVPLLGVCVGFQMLFETGHEFGRHAGLGLLEGEVLRFPAEVRPVPHVGWNQVIQTQAHPLWKDIPDGAFFYFVHSYYAAPRVSGQVLGATDYGLRYASVVAYDNIMGVQFHPEKSHQVGLRLLHNFASL from the coding sequence ATGCGTAACCCCCGGCTCGTCATTCTCGATTACGGCGTCGGCAACCTGCGCAACCTGGAGCGCGCCTTTGCCCACCTGGGCATTGCGGCCCGGATTTCGTCTGACCCGGAAGTGGTTTACCAGGCAACGCACCTGGTGCTGCCCGGTGTGGGGGCTTTCGGCGCGGCCATGGATGAACTCCGGTCGTGGGGACTCGAACCGGTCGTCCGGTCGGTGTCCCGGTCGGGTGTCCCACTGCTTGGCGTCTGTGTGGGCTTCCAGATGCTCTTTGAGACCGGGCATGAGTTTGGCCGCCACGCCGGATTGGGATTGCTTGAAGGCGAGGTGCTGCGCTTTCCAGCCGAAGTCCGGCCCGTGCCCCACGTCGGATGGAATCAGGTCATCCAGACTCAGGCGCATCCCCTGTGGAAAGACATTCCCGACGGTGCCTTTTTCTACTTCGTGCATTCGTACTACGCCGCGCCACGGGTTTCCGGGCAGGTTCTGGGTGCTACTGACTACGGTCTGCGCTACGCCAGCGTTGTCGCGTATGACAACATCATGGGCGTGCAGTTTCATCCTGAAAAGAGCCACCAGGTTGGCTTACGCCTGCTCCACAACTTCGCCAGCCTGTAG